One stretch of Sander vitreus isolate 19-12246 chromosome 16, sanVit1, whole genome shotgun sequence DNA includes these proteins:
- the znf618 gene encoding zinc finger protein 618 isoform X2, protein MSAQEAPIPGKEKADGGSAATDGPSPTLVPKTKNTTPPPVTVKKEPGTSETSNGKVGDANPAEICVVIGGNDGASGGASRRAQTEGMFALGTPPPTKSTDSCIGSYVCGVCGKKYKYYNCFQTHVRAHRESDSMVADGLPQTPNILSPHCSRLPIGDILIPDSFRYSCDICGKKYKYYSCFQEHRDLHAVDDPYEQVVLPVDGLKEEEPVEPYQKIGPREKALAHLRRDRGFNQWQRVSLQTQLAVFAETGSYVCEFCGKQYKYFNPYQEHVALHTPMGSFDLKTSRVQECGSMDMSKFGHSQTDSPFRRKLEGAIQSSLVDTNSSQNSSGTPSPLVASTFSTTQKPYTCGACGIQFQFYNNLLEHMQSHAADNENHTKGDSPKTSSASGPQEQLWRGSQAPAHSSVKLQIPPQSISQRNHTVSQNNGLPEKERQQVAERLLRVMCSDLSMLNVLNSKDFLKLAQTLVDTGARHGAYSTRDAFGNMSALALRQLPRMYNQVKVKVTCALGSNASLGIAVTCHSQTSGPDACYVLTAYQVEGSRLKRYVLGVREAELREGPEQVHHWVQNVLSEFVMSDIRTVYVSEPKVWAAGFAGSPLGGGGRSRICLRCAGCSLGAVVQAVLGKRSLQARGLHELSELLSTCRDIASSTTLSLREEQCTNTSTSTTEEGTQGSPAQCPNPPCWDRMAEALLQVHAHFEQICEAYGRSKTTAPLLQGLNKHLLGTLACLLAPLRLAALELSSQRRPTLQQVLPVYLRLEKFFTSKAGEAGTGTASKLCHYFLEALKENFKVERAHQVAMVLDPQLKLRSVPAYQHEDIISRACEMAAESRDGGMTGGGGSGGEERDNDGPPTPKISRVEGGGNNGGTLRGTSSSCTVSGNDESQSQVRQEIFQYLAEPLLQGTPDLFQYWSSAVNEKFPRLARLAMWLLAVPAVGIRNECATVCEQSLAMKRRQQVTTEEMNKLIFLRSNMG, encoded by the exons ATGAGTGCACAAGAGGCACCCATTCCTGGGAAGGAGAAGGCGGATGGTGGGAGTGCGGCCACAGATGGTCCCTCACCAACCTTAGTCCCAAAGACTAAGAACACAACTCCTCCACCTGTCACAGTAAAGAAAGAGCCTGGGACCTCAGAGACGAGTAACGGGAAAGTGGGTGATGCCAATCCTGCTGAGATCTGTGTTGTCATTGGAGGAAATGATGGAGCCAGTGGAGGTGCATCCCGTAGAGCTCAGACCGAGGGTATGTTTGCCCTTGGTACTCCTCCTCCAACGAAGAGCACAGACTCATGCATAG GTTCCTATGTATGCGGAGTATGTGGgaagaaatacaaatattataactgctttcagacACACGTCAGGGCACACAGAG AATCAGATAGCATGGTTGCAGATGGTCTACCCCAGACACCCAACA TCTTGTCTCCTCACTGTAGCCGCCTTCCCATAGGTGACATCCTAATACCAG ATAGCTTCCGTTACTCCTGTGACATCTGTGGCAAGAAATATAAATACTACAGCTGCTTCCAGGAGCACCGTGACCTGCATGCAGTTGATG ATCCATATGAACAGGTAGTGTTGCCTGTGGATGGCCTTAAAGAGGAGGAGCCAGTTGAACCCTACCAGAAAATTGGACCAA GGGAAAAAGCACTCGCCCACCTCCGCAGAGACCGCGGGTTCAACCAATGGCAGCGGGTGTCCCTTCAAACACAATTGGCGGTGTTCGCAG AAACTGGGAGCTATGTTTGTGAGTTCTGTGGGAAGCAGTACAAGTATTTCAACCCATACCAAGAGCATGTTGCTCTTCACACACCAATGG GCTCTTTTGATTTGAAGACATCACGGGTACAGGAATGTGGTAGCATGGATATGAGTAAATTTGGCCACAGCCAAACCG ACAGTCCATTCAGGCGGAAACTGGAAGGTGCAATTCAGTCTAGTCTGGTTGACACAAACAGTTCACAGAATTCAAGCG GAACTCCGAGCCCTCTGGTGGCCAGCACCTTCTCTACAACCCAGA AACCCTACACTTGTGGTGCCTGTGGCATCCAGTTCCAGTTCTACAACAACCTGCTGGAGCATATGCAGTCCCATGCTG CGGACAATGAGAACCACACCAAAGGGGACTCGCCCAAAACCTCCTCAGCCTCCGGTCCTCAAGAGCAGCTGTGGAGAGGCTCTCAGGCTCCGGCCCATTCCTCAGTTAAACTACAAATCCCGCCTCAAAGTATCTCCCAGAGAAACCACACAGTCAGCC AGAATAACGGACTACCTGAGAAGGAACGACAGCAGGTGGCTGAGCGCCTCTTACGGGTAATGTGTTCAGATCTGAGCATGCTAAACGTGCTCAACAGCAAGGACTTCCTGAAGTTGGCACAGACCCTAGTGGATACAGGTGCTCGTCATGGTGCCTACTCCACCCGTGATGCTTTTGGCAACATGAGTGCCTTGGCACTGCGCCAGCTGCCCCGCATGTACAAccaagtcaaagtcaaagtcaCATGTGCTCTAGGCTCCAATGCTTCCCTTGGTATCGCTGTCACCTGCCACTCCCAGACATCAGGCCCAGATGCTTGCTATGTTCTAACAGCCTACCAGGTGGAGGGGTCGAGACTGAAGCGCTATGTGCTCGGTGTGAGGGAGGCTGAACTGAGGGAAGGGCCCGAGCAGGTTCACCACTGGGTGCAGAATGTGCTGTCTGAGTTTGTGATGTCAGACATTCGCACAGTGTATGTCTCAGAGCCCAAAGTGTGGGCAGCAGGGTTTGCGGGATCGCCACTTGGTGGTGGTGGCCGGAGCAGGATATGCTTGCGATGCGCGGGGTGTTCACTCGGGGCAGTTGTCCAGGCTGTTCTTGGAAAGCGCAGTCTCCAGGCTCGAGGCCTTCATGAGTTGTCTGAGCTTCTGTCAACGTGCCGAGACATTGCCTCCTCCACCACGCTGTCCCTTCGTGAGGAACAGTGCACCAACACATCCACAAGCACAACTGAGGAAGGTACACAGGGCAGCCCTGCACAATGCCCCAACCCTCCTTGCTGGGATCGTATGGCTGAAGCTCTTCTGCAGGTTCATGCCCACTTTGAACAGATTTGTGAGGCTTATGGGCGCAGTAAGACCACGGCTCCTCTCCTCCAAGGTCTCAACAAGCATCTGCTAGGTACGCTGGCTTGTCTGCTGGCACCTCTGCGTCTGGCAGCTCTGGAGCTGAGCAGCCAGAGGAGACCGACCTTACAGCAGGTGCTGCCCGTCTACCTACGCTTGGAGAAGTTTTTCACTTCCAAAGCTGGAGAGGCTGGAACCGGCACGGCTAGCAAACTCTGCCACTACTTCCTCGAAGCACTTAAGGAAAATTTCAAG GTTGAACGAGCCCACCAGGTAGCCATGGTCCTGGACCCACAGCTCAAGCTGCGTTCAGTGCCAGCCTACCAGCATGAAGATATAATCTCCCGTGCATGCGAAATGGCTGCTGAATCCAGGGATGGAGGCATGACTGGTGGTGGAGGTTCAGGTGGTGAAGAGCGGGACAATGATGGCCCACCAACCCCTAAAATAAGCCGCGTAGAGGGAGGGGGAAACAACGGTGGCACCTTAAGGGGGACATCCTCATCTTGCACAGTGTCTGGTAATGATGAGAGTCAGAGCCAAGTTAGACAAGAGATTTTTCAATACTTGGCTGAGCCTCTTCTTCAAGGCACACCTGACCTCTTCCAGTACTGGAGCTCAGCAGTGAATGAGAAGTTTCCCAGGCTTGCTCGCTTGGCAATGTGGCTCCTTGCTGTGCCTGCTGTGGGCATACGCAATGAGTGTGCGACTGTGTGCGAGCAGAGCTTGGCTATGAAGAGGAGGCAGCAGGTAACCACTGAGGAGATGAACAAACTCATTTTCCTTCGCTCCAACATGGGCTAG
- the znf618 gene encoding zinc finger protein 618 isoform X6, whose protein sequence is MSAQEAPIPGKEKADGGSAATDGPSPTLVPKTKNTTPPPVTVKKEPGTSETSNGKVGDANPAEICVVIGGNDGASGGASRRAQTEGMFALGTPPPTKSTDSCIGSYVCGVCGKKYKYYNCFQTHVRAHRESDSMVADGLPQTPNILSPHCSRLPIGDILIPDSFRYSCDICGKKYKYYSCFQEHRDLHAVDDPYEQVVLPVDGLKEEEPVEPYQKIGPKTGSYVCEFCGKQYKYFNPYQEHVALHTPMGSFDLKTSRVQECGSMDMSKFGHSQTGKIKNSPFRRKLEGAIQSSLVDTNSSQNSSGTPSPLVASTFSTTQKPYTCGACGIQFQFYNNLLEHMQSHAADNENHTKGDSPKTSSASGPQEQLWRGSQAPAHSSVKLQIPPQSISQRNHTVSQNNGLPEKERQQVAERLLRVMCSDLSMLNVLNSKDFLKLAQTLVDTGARHGAYSTRDAFGNMSALALRQLPRMYNQVKVKVTCALGSNASLGIAVTCHSQTSGPDACYVLTAYQVEGSRLKRYVLGVREAELREGPEQVHHWVQNVLSEFVMSDIRTVYVSEPKVWAAGFAGSPLGGGGRSRICLRCAGCSLGAVVQAVLGKRSLQARGLHELSELLSTCRDIASSTTLSLREEQCTNTSTSTTEEGTQGSPAQCPNPPCWDRMAEALLQVHAHFEQICEAYGRSKTTAPLLQGLNKHLLGTLACLLAPLRLAALELSSQRRPTLQQVLPVYLRLEKFFTSKAGEAGTGTASKLCHYFLEALKENFKVERAHQVAMVLDPQLKLRSVPAYQHEDIISRACEMAAESRDGGMTGGGGSGGEERDNDGPPTPKISRVEGGGNNGGTLRGTSSSCTVSGNDESQSQVRQEIFQYLAEPLLQGTPDLFQYWSSAVNEKFPRLARLAMWLLAVPAVGIRNECATVCEQSLAMKRRQQVTTEEMNKLIFLRSNMG, encoded by the exons ATGAGTGCACAAGAGGCACCCATTCCTGGGAAGGAGAAGGCGGATGGTGGGAGTGCGGCCACAGATGGTCCCTCACCAACCTTAGTCCCAAAGACTAAGAACACAACTCCTCCACCTGTCACAGTAAAGAAAGAGCCTGGGACCTCAGAGACGAGTAACGGGAAAGTGGGTGATGCCAATCCTGCTGAGATCTGTGTTGTCATTGGAGGAAATGATGGAGCCAGTGGAGGTGCATCCCGTAGAGCTCAGACCGAGGGTATGTTTGCCCTTGGTACTCCTCCTCCAACGAAGAGCACAGACTCATGCATAG GTTCCTATGTATGCGGAGTATGTGGgaagaaatacaaatattataactgctttcagacACACGTCAGGGCACACAGAG AATCAGATAGCATGGTTGCAGATGGTCTACCCCAGACACCCAACA TCTTGTCTCCTCACTGTAGCCGCCTTCCCATAGGTGACATCCTAATACCAG ATAGCTTCCGTTACTCCTGTGACATCTGTGGCAAGAAATATAAATACTACAGCTGCTTCCAGGAGCACCGTGACCTGCATGCAGTTGATG ATCCATATGAACAGGTAGTGTTGCCTGTGGATGGCCTTAAAGAGGAGGAGCCAGTTGAACCCTACCAGAAAATTGGACCAA AAACTGGGAGCTATGTTTGTGAGTTCTGTGGGAAGCAGTACAAGTATTTCAACCCATACCAAGAGCATGTTGCTCTTCACACACCAATGG GCTCTTTTGATTTGAAGACATCACGGGTACAGGAATGTGGTAGCATGGATATGAGTAAATTTGGCCACAGCCAAACCGGTAAGATTAAAa ACAGTCCATTCAGGCGGAAACTGGAAGGTGCAATTCAGTCTAGTCTGGTTGACACAAACAGTTCACAGAATTCAAGCG GAACTCCGAGCCCTCTGGTGGCCAGCACCTTCTCTACAACCCAGA AACCCTACACTTGTGGTGCCTGTGGCATCCAGTTCCAGTTCTACAACAACCTGCTGGAGCATATGCAGTCCCATGCTG CGGACAATGAGAACCACACCAAAGGGGACTCGCCCAAAACCTCCTCAGCCTCCGGTCCTCAAGAGCAGCTGTGGAGAGGCTCTCAGGCTCCGGCCCATTCCTCAGTTAAACTACAAATCCCGCCTCAAAGTATCTCCCAGAGAAACCACACAGTCAGCC AGAATAACGGACTACCTGAGAAGGAACGACAGCAGGTGGCTGAGCGCCTCTTACGGGTAATGTGTTCAGATCTGAGCATGCTAAACGTGCTCAACAGCAAGGACTTCCTGAAGTTGGCACAGACCCTAGTGGATACAGGTGCTCGTCATGGTGCCTACTCCACCCGTGATGCTTTTGGCAACATGAGTGCCTTGGCACTGCGCCAGCTGCCCCGCATGTACAAccaagtcaaagtcaaagtcaCATGTGCTCTAGGCTCCAATGCTTCCCTTGGTATCGCTGTCACCTGCCACTCCCAGACATCAGGCCCAGATGCTTGCTATGTTCTAACAGCCTACCAGGTGGAGGGGTCGAGACTGAAGCGCTATGTGCTCGGTGTGAGGGAGGCTGAACTGAGGGAAGGGCCCGAGCAGGTTCACCACTGGGTGCAGAATGTGCTGTCTGAGTTTGTGATGTCAGACATTCGCACAGTGTATGTCTCAGAGCCCAAAGTGTGGGCAGCAGGGTTTGCGGGATCGCCACTTGGTGGTGGTGGCCGGAGCAGGATATGCTTGCGATGCGCGGGGTGTTCACTCGGGGCAGTTGTCCAGGCTGTTCTTGGAAAGCGCAGTCTCCAGGCTCGAGGCCTTCATGAGTTGTCTGAGCTTCTGTCAACGTGCCGAGACATTGCCTCCTCCACCACGCTGTCCCTTCGTGAGGAACAGTGCACCAACACATCCACAAGCACAACTGAGGAAGGTACACAGGGCAGCCCTGCACAATGCCCCAACCCTCCTTGCTGGGATCGTATGGCTGAAGCTCTTCTGCAGGTTCATGCCCACTTTGAACAGATTTGTGAGGCTTATGGGCGCAGTAAGACCACGGCTCCTCTCCTCCAAGGTCTCAACAAGCATCTGCTAGGTACGCTGGCTTGTCTGCTGGCACCTCTGCGTCTGGCAGCTCTGGAGCTGAGCAGCCAGAGGAGACCGACCTTACAGCAGGTGCTGCCCGTCTACCTACGCTTGGAGAAGTTTTTCACTTCCAAAGCTGGAGAGGCTGGAACCGGCACGGCTAGCAAACTCTGCCACTACTTCCTCGAAGCACTTAAGGAAAATTTCAAG GTTGAACGAGCCCACCAGGTAGCCATGGTCCTGGACCCACAGCTCAAGCTGCGTTCAGTGCCAGCCTACCAGCATGAAGATATAATCTCCCGTGCATGCGAAATGGCTGCTGAATCCAGGGATGGAGGCATGACTGGTGGTGGAGGTTCAGGTGGTGAAGAGCGGGACAATGATGGCCCACCAACCCCTAAAATAAGCCGCGTAGAGGGAGGGGGAAACAACGGTGGCACCTTAAGGGGGACATCCTCATCTTGCACAGTGTCTGGTAATGATGAGAGTCAGAGCCAAGTTAGACAAGAGATTTTTCAATACTTGGCTGAGCCTCTTCTTCAAGGCACACCTGACCTCTTCCAGTACTGGAGCTCAGCAGTGAATGAGAAGTTTCCCAGGCTTGCTCGCTTGGCAATGTGGCTCCTTGCTGTGCCTGCTGTGGGCATACGCAATGAGTGTGCGACTGTGTGCGAGCAGAGCTTGGCTATGAAGAGGAGGCAGCAGGTAACCACTGAGGAGATGAACAAACTCATTTTCCTTCGCTCCAACATGGGCTAG
- the znf618 gene encoding zinc finger protein 618 isoform X4 encodes MSAQEAPIPGKEKADGGSAATDGPSPTLVPKTKNTTPPPVTVKKEPGTSETSNGKVGDANPAEICVVIGGNDGASGGASRRAQTEGSYVCGVCGKKYKYYNCFQTHVRAHRESDSMVADGLPQTPNILSPHCSRLPIGDILIPDSFRYSCDICGKKYKYYSCFQEHRDLHAVDDPYEQVVLPVDGLKEEEPVEPYQKIGPREKALAHLRRDRGFNQWQRVSLQTQLAVFAETGSYVCEFCGKQYKYFNPYQEHVALHTPMGSFDLKTSRVQECGSMDMSKFGHSQTGKIKNSPFRRKLEGAIQSSLVDTNSSQNSSGTPSPLVASTFSTTQKPYTCGACGIQFQFYNNLLEHMQSHAADNENHTKGDSPKTSSASGPQEQLWRGSQAPAHSSVKLQIPPQSISQRNHTVSQNNGLPEKERQQVAERLLRVMCSDLSMLNVLNSKDFLKLAQTLVDTGARHGAYSTRDAFGNMSALALRQLPRMYNQVKVKVTCALGSNASLGIAVTCHSQTSGPDACYVLTAYQVEGSRLKRYVLGVREAELREGPEQVHHWVQNVLSEFVMSDIRTVYVSEPKVWAAGFAGSPLGGGGRSRICLRCAGCSLGAVVQAVLGKRSLQARGLHELSELLSTCRDIASSTTLSLREEQCTNTSTSTTEEGTQGSPAQCPNPPCWDRMAEALLQVHAHFEQICEAYGRSKTTAPLLQGLNKHLLGTLACLLAPLRLAALELSSQRRPTLQQVLPVYLRLEKFFTSKAGEAGTGTASKLCHYFLEALKENFKVERAHQVAMVLDPQLKLRSVPAYQHEDIISRACEMAAESRDGGMTGGGGSGGEERDNDGPPTPKISRVEGGGNNGGTLRGTSSSCTVSGNDESQSQVRQEIFQYLAEPLLQGTPDLFQYWSSAVNEKFPRLARLAMWLLAVPAVGIRNECATVCEQSLAMKRRQQVTTEEMNKLIFLRSNMG; translated from the exons ATGAGTGCACAAGAGGCACCCATTCCTGGGAAGGAGAAGGCGGATGGTGGGAGTGCGGCCACAGATGGTCCCTCACCAACCTTAGTCCCAAAGACTAAGAACACAACTCCTCCACCTGTCACAGTAAAGAAAGAGCCTGGGACCTCAGAGACGAGTAACGGGAAAGTGGGTGATGCCAATCCTGCTGAGATCTGTGTTGTCATTGGAGGAAATGATGGAGCCAGTGGAGGTGCATCCCGTAGAGCTCAGACCGAGG GTTCCTATGTATGCGGAGTATGTGGgaagaaatacaaatattataactgctttcagacACACGTCAGGGCACACAGAG AATCAGATAGCATGGTTGCAGATGGTCTACCCCAGACACCCAACA TCTTGTCTCCTCACTGTAGCCGCCTTCCCATAGGTGACATCCTAATACCAG ATAGCTTCCGTTACTCCTGTGACATCTGTGGCAAGAAATATAAATACTACAGCTGCTTCCAGGAGCACCGTGACCTGCATGCAGTTGATG ATCCATATGAACAGGTAGTGTTGCCTGTGGATGGCCTTAAAGAGGAGGAGCCAGTTGAACCCTACCAGAAAATTGGACCAA GGGAAAAAGCACTCGCCCACCTCCGCAGAGACCGCGGGTTCAACCAATGGCAGCGGGTGTCCCTTCAAACACAATTGGCGGTGTTCGCAG AAACTGGGAGCTATGTTTGTGAGTTCTGTGGGAAGCAGTACAAGTATTTCAACCCATACCAAGAGCATGTTGCTCTTCACACACCAATGG GCTCTTTTGATTTGAAGACATCACGGGTACAGGAATGTGGTAGCATGGATATGAGTAAATTTGGCCACAGCCAAACCGGTAAGATTAAAa ACAGTCCATTCAGGCGGAAACTGGAAGGTGCAATTCAGTCTAGTCTGGTTGACACAAACAGTTCACAGAATTCAAGCG GAACTCCGAGCCCTCTGGTGGCCAGCACCTTCTCTACAACCCAGA AACCCTACACTTGTGGTGCCTGTGGCATCCAGTTCCAGTTCTACAACAACCTGCTGGAGCATATGCAGTCCCATGCTG CGGACAATGAGAACCACACCAAAGGGGACTCGCCCAAAACCTCCTCAGCCTCCGGTCCTCAAGAGCAGCTGTGGAGAGGCTCTCAGGCTCCGGCCCATTCCTCAGTTAAACTACAAATCCCGCCTCAAAGTATCTCCCAGAGAAACCACACAGTCAGCC AGAATAACGGACTACCTGAGAAGGAACGACAGCAGGTGGCTGAGCGCCTCTTACGGGTAATGTGTTCAGATCTGAGCATGCTAAACGTGCTCAACAGCAAGGACTTCCTGAAGTTGGCACAGACCCTAGTGGATACAGGTGCTCGTCATGGTGCCTACTCCACCCGTGATGCTTTTGGCAACATGAGTGCCTTGGCACTGCGCCAGCTGCCCCGCATGTACAAccaagtcaaagtcaaagtcaCATGTGCTCTAGGCTCCAATGCTTCCCTTGGTATCGCTGTCACCTGCCACTCCCAGACATCAGGCCCAGATGCTTGCTATGTTCTAACAGCCTACCAGGTGGAGGGGTCGAGACTGAAGCGCTATGTGCTCGGTGTGAGGGAGGCTGAACTGAGGGAAGGGCCCGAGCAGGTTCACCACTGGGTGCAGAATGTGCTGTCTGAGTTTGTGATGTCAGACATTCGCACAGTGTATGTCTCAGAGCCCAAAGTGTGGGCAGCAGGGTTTGCGGGATCGCCACTTGGTGGTGGTGGCCGGAGCAGGATATGCTTGCGATGCGCGGGGTGTTCACTCGGGGCAGTTGTCCAGGCTGTTCTTGGAAAGCGCAGTCTCCAGGCTCGAGGCCTTCATGAGTTGTCTGAGCTTCTGTCAACGTGCCGAGACATTGCCTCCTCCACCACGCTGTCCCTTCGTGAGGAACAGTGCACCAACACATCCACAAGCACAACTGAGGAAGGTACACAGGGCAGCCCTGCACAATGCCCCAACCCTCCTTGCTGGGATCGTATGGCTGAAGCTCTTCTGCAGGTTCATGCCCACTTTGAACAGATTTGTGAGGCTTATGGGCGCAGTAAGACCACGGCTCCTCTCCTCCAAGGTCTCAACAAGCATCTGCTAGGTACGCTGGCTTGTCTGCTGGCACCTCTGCGTCTGGCAGCTCTGGAGCTGAGCAGCCAGAGGAGACCGACCTTACAGCAGGTGCTGCCCGTCTACCTACGCTTGGAGAAGTTTTTCACTTCCAAAGCTGGAGAGGCTGGAACCGGCACGGCTAGCAAACTCTGCCACTACTTCCTCGAAGCACTTAAGGAAAATTTCAAG GTTGAACGAGCCCACCAGGTAGCCATGGTCCTGGACCCACAGCTCAAGCTGCGTTCAGTGCCAGCCTACCAGCATGAAGATATAATCTCCCGTGCATGCGAAATGGCTGCTGAATCCAGGGATGGAGGCATGACTGGTGGTGGAGGTTCAGGTGGTGAAGAGCGGGACAATGATGGCCCACCAACCCCTAAAATAAGCCGCGTAGAGGGAGGGGGAAACAACGGTGGCACCTTAAGGGGGACATCCTCATCTTGCACAGTGTCTGGTAATGATGAGAGTCAGAGCCAAGTTAGACAAGAGATTTTTCAATACTTGGCTGAGCCTCTTCTTCAAGGCACACCTGACCTCTTCCAGTACTGGAGCTCAGCAGTGAATGAGAAGTTTCCCAGGCTTGCTCGCTTGGCAATGTGGCTCCTTGCTGTGCCTGCTGTGGGCATACGCAATGAGTGTGCGACTGTGTGCGAGCAGAGCTTGGCTATGAAGAGGAGGCAGCAGGTAACCACTGAGGAGATGAACAAACTCATTTTCCTTCGCTCCAACATGGGCTAG